GCTCAACCTGACGGTGCCGGTGCCGACCTATCGCGGCGCGCTCGTTGTCGCCTTCGGTGTCAACCGCACCCGCTCCTTTGATCGCACGTTCACCTTCGACTCCCCGGTTCTGGACAACTCCCAGCACGCCGTCGAAGAAGAATCGGGCGGTATCCGCGAATGGTCCGCCGCCGCCGCCATCGAGTTGTCGGCGCGTATTTCTGCCGGCTTGACCCTGACTTATTTCAACGGCGGTGAAGACTACTATTGGAACTACCAACAATCCTCGCTGAGCTCCGATCTGGAGTACATCGACAACATCGAAGACAATTACTCCGCCGTCGGCCTGCGACTCGGCGCTCTGGCCGACTTAACGCAGAATCTCTCGGCCGCGCTGACCATCGACGTCCCCACCAAGTACAAAGTCGAGCAGAACTACATCCAGCGCACCATCGAGAATGGCTCCGAGGATACCGAGGTTGGCTACTACGAATACCATCTCACCCACCCCTTCGTCTTCAATGGCGGATTAGCTTTCCGCACCCGCACGTTCCTCATCGAAGGCAACGTCGGCTACACCGATTGGACCCAGTTGGAATATGACGGCGATTTTGATCTCGAAGACCTCAACCGCGATTTGCGCAACTCCTACGACGAGTCGATCAATTTCCGGTTCGGTGCCGAATACACCTTTCCCCAATACGGCTTGATCGTGCGCGGCGGCTACAAACACGACCCGCTTCCCTTCTCCGGCTTTTTCGCCTCCAACCAGATCGAGAAGGATCGCAACTCGTTTTCGTTTGGACTCAGTTACTTGATCGATCGCGTGGCGATGCTCGATGTCGGCTTCGCGCGCGCCAGCTACGAACTCGATAACCGTACTCTCGATCTGGCTCAGGAATTCACCTCCAGCAAACTGATGTTCTCGGTCGCGTATCGCATCTAACCGCCCTCGCGCTCCTTGTCCTTGCGAGCAGCGCCCGGACCTTTGCCGGTTCCTCTGCGGTCCGCCGCGACGAAGCAATCTCCGCGCTCAGAAGTTCATCCCCCTGTCTCGCCGACCTCAATCAACTCTTGCTGCTCCCCTGTAGTGCCGACTTCAGTCGGCTCCTGACGCCCTCTGTGCTGCCCGCTGTGCTGCCCCCCTGTAGTGCCGACTTCAGTCGGCTCCTGACGTTGCGGCAGCACTCTATTTCACGCGTCACCACTGCCAACCCGACGCCGGTCCCCCACCGCCTGCGTGGCGTCCCGAGGAACGGTGGCTTGTGGCGTGATTCACCCAACGATTTCCCCTTAGCAAACAGAGTCAGGGGCGTTGAGTGGTACATTCCCCGCTGCGCCTTCCTCCGTTTGTGAACCACAACCTCTGCGATCAGGACGTATTTCTATTCCGGAAAGAACTTCGCCCACCGCTCGAACACATCTTCGAGAAAATCCCCCATCCGCTTTTTCACTTTATCCGCGTACACCTTCCCCTTCTTCGCATCGAAATCAGGTTCGCCG
The Candidatus Zixiibacteriota bacterium genome window above contains:
- a CDS encoding outer membrane protein transport protein, which produces MFPRPLPVFPLLTLVLFLCVAAFAQEESFVSEASADNFFGIGGRAVGMSEAVVVSTKDGTAIVYNPAALTKIRRPEFYGALSHEKFTNKTVAAHAYSAENNLSRTRLGSLNLTVPVPTYRGALVVAFGVNRTRSFDRTFTFDSPVLDNSQHAVEEESGGIREWSAAAAIELSARISAGLTLTYFNGGEDYYWNYQQSSLSSDLEYIDNIEDNYSAVGLRLGALADLTQNLSAALTIDVPTKYKVEQNYIQRTIENGSEDTEVGYYEYHLTHPFVFNGGLAFRTRTFLIEGNVGYTDWTQLEYDGDFDLEDLNRDLRNSYDESINFRFGAEYTFPQYGLIVRGGYKHDPLPFSGFFASNQIEKDRNSFSFGLSYLIDRVAMLDVGFARASYELDNRTLDLAQEFTSSKLMFSVAYRI